Genomic segment of Candidatus Effluviviaceae Genus I sp.:
AACGGCAAGACGACGACGAAGGACATGTGCGCGGCCGTGCTCGCGACGACGCGCCGCACGCTCAGGACCGAGGGCAACCTCAACAGCCAGATCGGCGTGCCGCTCACGCTCCTCGGGCTCGAGCGCGCCCACGAGGCCGCCGTCGTCGAGATGGGCATGGACCGGCCGGGGCAGATCGCGCGGCTCGCGGCCATCGCCGGGCCGCGGGTGGGCGTCATCACGAACGTCTCCGAGGCACACCTCGAGACCGCGGGGAGCGTCGAGGAGATCGCCCGCGGCAAGGCCGAGATGCTCGACGCGCTTCCGGGCGACGGCACGGCCGTGCTCAACGGCGACGACACGCGCGTGATGTCGCAGGCGGGCCGAGCCCGGTGCAGGGTCATCACGTTCGGTCTCGGCGAGAAGGCCGACGTGCGCGCCACGGACGTGGCCGAGTCGGACCGCGGCGTGCGCTTCCGCCTGCGGGGCGGCCCGACGGTGACGGTACCCGTTCCGGGCCGGCACAACGCGCTGAACGCGCTCGCGGCGATCGCGGTGGGCGAGGCGCTCGGCGTCCCGGCCGATCGCGCCGCGGAGGCGCTCTCGCGCTTCCGGCCGACCCCCAGGCGCATGTCGGTCTCGCGCGTCGGGCGGTGGACGGTGATCGACGACTCCTACAACTGCAATCCTGAGTCCCTGAGGGCCGCGCTCGAGACGCTGGTGGCGGTGGCCGCCGGCCGTCCCACCGCGGCGGTCCTCGGCGACATGCTCGAGCTCGGGCCGCGAAGCGCCGCCGCGCACGAGGACGCGGGGCGGCTCGTGGCCGGACTCGGCATCGGTGTGCTGTATGCGGTCGGGCGGGAGATGCAGGCGGCGAGGGCGGGGGCCATCGCCGCAGGCATGTCGCCCGACCGGGCGAGGCACTTCACTGACAGGCGGGCGCTCGTGGACGCGCTTCGGGAGGGCGCCGAGGGCGGGTCGCTTGTCGTGCTCGTGAAGGGGTCGCGCGGAATGCGCATGGAGGAAGTGGTTGAGTTGCTGACGACGGAGACGAAGGTCTCCTGACTCGGCGGGGTCCAGGCTCCCCATCGACAGAAGGGCCGTCATGTTCTATCACCTGCTGTATCCCCTCAGTGGCACCTTTTCCGCCCTCAATGTGTTCCGCTACATCACCTTCCGTTCGGCGTACGCGGCGATCACGGCCCTGCTCATAAGCTTCCTCCTCGGCCCCCTCTTCCTGAAGATGCTCCGGCGGCGCCAGCTCACGGCGGGCGTCCGCGAGTTCCTGCCGGAGTCGCACGTCACGAAGGCCGACACGCCCACGATGGGCGGTCTTCTGATCCTCGTCGCCACGCTCGTGCCGACGCTCCTGTGGGCCCGGCTCGACAACGAGTTCGTGTGGATCGTGATGCTCGCCACGGCGTGGCTCGGTCTCGTGGGGTTCGCGGACGACTACCTCAAGGTGGTCAAGCGCCGCCCCAAGGGCCTCATCGCCCGGTACAAGATCGCGGGCCAGCTCGGCCTCGGTCTTCTGGTCGGCACGCTGATCTACGTCCGGAACACGGTCGCGAGCCCCT
This window contains:
- a CDS encoding UDP-N-acetylmuramoyl-tripeptide--D-alanyl-D-alanine ligase; this translates as MVTGVSTDSRAVGAGEVFFAVRGERFDGHAFVGDAFARGAVAAVVSETAATKSISGRTLVVRDTVSALGDLAAWYRRRFALDVVGVTGTNGKTTTKDMCAAVLATTRRTLRTEGNLNSQIGVPLTLLGLERAHEAAVVEMGMDRPGQIARLAAIAGPRVGVITNVSEAHLETAGSVEEIARGKAEMLDALPGDGTAVLNGDDTRVMSQAGRARCRVITFGLGEKADVRATDVAESDRGVRFRLRGGPTVTVPVPGRHNALNALAAIAVGEALGVPADRAAEALSRFRPTPRRMSVSRVGRWTVIDDSYNCNPESLRAALETLVAVAAGRPTAAVLGDMLELGPRSAAAHEDAGRLVAGLGIGVLYAVGREMQAARAGAIAAGMSPDRARHFTDRRALVDALREGAEGGSLVVLVKGSRGMRMEEVVELLTTETKVS